A region of Cataglyphis hispanica isolate Lineage 1 chromosome 6, ULB_Chis1_1.0, whole genome shotgun sequence DNA encodes the following proteins:
- the LOC126850187 gene encoding leucine-rich repeat-containing protein 15-like isoform X1, translating to MRMRPRAMKNDGRPRVLSPVHFVPPTMCHHLVRVTRDMTDLSSKLYCVIVLFSLCETRTYPLVSYTCTTASTRTPTDTERSPTSESVSIFEEMENRLSSLERRLRAVEQPVWQISSREEDWEICAEGPCKCIPEMKSVSCWRYDLLDLPPMQLVPADVLKLDLGNNRLNALHRDTFRNMTRLHHLDLSSNLIEHLASNLFLPLHGVANVRLSNNLLKEMQRNQFFGLRNLRILDLSSNKLRTLPEDLFLSNRLLALLDLSSNRISSLSPDTFRGLGNLEELLLGKNRLTGLPVPIFRDTINLRRLALEENRLKELPNSILKDLTSLKELDMRDNRLTEISKGLFSTLVQLELLEISSNRISHIDTRAFLSMTALRELRLGHNHIKHLPPGLFNNSMSLERLILYGNRIEILIRGVFRGLSNVTSLFLQSNRLRLVQSGVFEDTPRLQKLQLESNDISFLPAGSLDAISMIQQIRLSRNPWHCDCRASYIASWLRRRFARFANLTNPLQIQQALILTGNWSIWEFGAGATCRGPGILGDQSLLRLTFHELCEGQWASMKGIIPRLPLDAIMPSVTPREIRKNTVLT from the exons ATGAGGATGCGACCGCGAGCGATGAAGAATGACGGCCGGCCGCGCGTCCTCAGTCCGGTGCACTTTGTCCCACCTACAATGTGTCATCATCTGGTCCGGGTGACGCGCGACATGACCGACTTATCTTCAAAACTTTACTGCGTAATTGTTCTCTTCTCGTTATGCGAGACGAGAACGTACCCTCTAGTCTCGTACACCTGCACGACCGCAAGCACGCGGACACCAACAG ATACGGAACGTTCACCGACGTCGGAATCAGTGTCGATCTTCGAAGAGATGGAGAATCGATTGTCGAGCCTCGAAAGGAGACTACGAGCGGTCGAACAGCCGG TTTGGCAGATCAGCTCGAGGGAAGAGGATTGGGAGATTTGTGCCGAGGGACCGTGCAAATGCATACCAGAAATGAAATCGGTGTCTTGTTGGAGATACGATCTGCTGGATCTACCTCCGATGCAACTGGTCCCCGCCGATGTATTAAAACT GGATCTCGGGAATAACCGGCTTAATGCTCTACATAGAGACACATTTAGAAACATGACGCGGCTGCACCATTT AGATCTGAGCAGCAACCTTATCGAGCATTTAGCATCGAATTTGTTCCTGCCGCTGCACGGCGTTGCAAATGTCAGGCTTAGTAACAATCTATTGAAGGAGATGCAACGAAATCAATTCTTTGGATTAAGAAATCTTCGAATACT cgATCTGTCATCAAACAAACTTCGTACTTTGCCGGAAGATCTTTTTTTGAGCAACAGACTTTTGGCTTTATTGGATCTTTCGTCGAATCGCATCTCGTCGTTATCTCCCGATACGTTTCGTGGTCTTGGGAATCTCGAGGAATTGTTGCTCGGTAAAAACCGGTTAACCGGATTACCCGTTCCAATTTTCCGAGATACGATTAATCTCAGACGCCTCGCACTCGAAGAAAATCGTTTGAAAGAACTGCCTAACAGTATATTAAAAGATCTAACTTCTCTCAAAGAGTTAGACATGAGAGATAATCGATTGACAGAAATATCTAAGGGGTTGTTTTCGACTCTTGTACAGCTAGAACTTCTGGAAATATCGAGCAATAGAATATCCCAT ATTGATACAAGAGCCTTTCTCAGCATGACAGCTCTTCGAGAACTCCGACTAGgacataatcatataaaacacTTGCCACCTggattattcaataattctatGTCTTTGGAACGTCTTATTCTCTATGGCAATCGTATAGAAATCTTAATCAGAGGTGTCTTTCGCGGATTATCCAACGTCACATCTCTTTTCTTGCAATCTAATCGATTAAGATTAGTGCAATCAGGAGTTTTCGAAGATACGCCGAGATTGCAGAAACT ACAATTGGAGTCAAATGACATCTCTTTTTTGCCAGCTGGCAGTTTGGACGCCATATCGATGATTCAGCAGATACGTCTAAGTCGAAATCCTTGGCATTGCGACTGCCGTGCCTCTTATATCGCCTCTTGGCTACGCAGAAGATTTGCCAGATTCGCGAATCTAACCAATCCGTTGCAGATACAACAAGCTTTGATCTTGACAGGCAATTGGAGTATCTGGGAATTTGGAGCTGGTGCAACTTGTAGAGGCCCTGGTATTCTAGGTGATCAGTCGCTGCTGCGTTTGACCTTTCACGAGCTCTGTGAGGGTCAATGGGCTTCTATGAAGGGGATCATACCTCGGTTACCTCTCGATGCTATAATGCCATCCGTTACGCCGCGTGAAATCAGAAAAAACACAGTTTTAACATGA
- the LOC126850187 gene encoding leucine-rich repeat-containing protein 15-like isoform X2, producing the protein MRDENVPSSLVHLHDRKHADTNSADTERSPTSESVSIFEEMENRLSSLERRLRAVEQPVWQISSREEDWEICAEGPCKCIPEMKSVSCWRYDLLDLPPMQLVPADVLKLDLGNNRLNALHRDTFRNMTRLHHLDLSSNLIEHLASNLFLPLHGVANVRLSNNLLKEMQRNQFFGLRNLRILDLSSNKLRTLPEDLFLSNRLLALLDLSSNRISSLSPDTFRGLGNLEELLLGKNRLTGLPVPIFRDTINLRRLALEENRLKELPNSILKDLTSLKELDMRDNRLTEISKGLFSTLVQLELLEISSNRISHIDTRAFLSMTALRELRLGHNHIKHLPPGLFNNSMSLERLILYGNRIEILIRGVFRGLSNVTSLFLQSNRLRLVQSGVFEDTPRLQKLQLESNDISFLPAGSLDAISMIQQIRLSRNPWHCDCRASYIASWLRRRFARFANLTNPLQIQQALILTGNWSIWEFGAGATCRGPGILGDQSLLRLTFHELCEGQWASMKGIIPRLPLDAIMPSVTPREIRKNTVLT; encoded by the exons ATGCGAGACGAGAACGTACCCTCTAGTCTCGTACACCTGCACGACCGCAAGCACGCGGACACCAACAG CGCAGATACGGAACGTTCACCGACGTCGGAATCAGTGTCGATCTTCGAAGAGATGGAGAATCGATTGTCGAGCCTCGAAAGGAGACTACGAGCGGTCGAACAGCCGG TTTGGCAGATCAGCTCGAGGGAAGAGGATTGGGAGATTTGTGCCGAGGGACCGTGCAAATGCATACCAGAAATGAAATCGGTGTCTTGTTGGAGATACGATCTGCTGGATCTACCTCCGATGCAACTGGTCCCCGCCGATGTATTAAAACT GGATCTCGGGAATAACCGGCTTAATGCTCTACATAGAGACACATTTAGAAACATGACGCGGCTGCACCATTT AGATCTGAGCAGCAACCTTATCGAGCATTTAGCATCGAATTTGTTCCTGCCGCTGCACGGCGTTGCAAATGTCAGGCTTAGTAACAATCTATTGAAGGAGATGCAACGAAATCAATTCTTTGGATTAAGAAATCTTCGAATACT cgATCTGTCATCAAACAAACTTCGTACTTTGCCGGAAGATCTTTTTTTGAGCAACAGACTTTTGGCTTTATTGGATCTTTCGTCGAATCGCATCTCGTCGTTATCTCCCGATACGTTTCGTGGTCTTGGGAATCTCGAGGAATTGTTGCTCGGTAAAAACCGGTTAACCGGATTACCCGTTCCAATTTTCCGAGATACGATTAATCTCAGACGCCTCGCACTCGAAGAAAATCGTTTGAAAGAACTGCCTAACAGTATATTAAAAGATCTAACTTCTCTCAAAGAGTTAGACATGAGAGATAATCGATTGACAGAAATATCTAAGGGGTTGTTTTCGACTCTTGTACAGCTAGAACTTCTGGAAATATCGAGCAATAGAATATCCCAT ATTGATACAAGAGCCTTTCTCAGCATGACAGCTCTTCGAGAACTCCGACTAGgacataatcatataaaacacTTGCCACCTggattattcaataattctatGTCTTTGGAACGTCTTATTCTCTATGGCAATCGTATAGAAATCTTAATCAGAGGTGTCTTTCGCGGATTATCCAACGTCACATCTCTTTTCTTGCAATCTAATCGATTAAGATTAGTGCAATCAGGAGTTTTCGAAGATACGCCGAGATTGCAGAAACT ACAATTGGAGTCAAATGACATCTCTTTTTTGCCAGCTGGCAGTTTGGACGCCATATCGATGATTCAGCAGATACGTCTAAGTCGAAATCCTTGGCATTGCGACTGCCGTGCCTCTTATATCGCCTCTTGGCTACGCAGAAGATTTGCCAGATTCGCGAATCTAACCAATCCGTTGCAGATACAACAAGCTTTGATCTTGACAGGCAATTGGAGTATCTGGGAATTTGGAGCTGGTGCAACTTGTAGAGGCCCTGGTATTCTAGGTGATCAGTCGCTGCTGCGTTTGACCTTTCACGAGCTCTGTGAGGGTCAATGGGCTTCTATGAAGGGGATCATACCTCGGTTACCTCTCGATGCTATAATGCCATCCGTTACGCCGCGTGAAATCAGAAAAAACACAGTTTTAACATGA
- the LOC126850207 gene encoding uncharacterized protein LOC126850207, with the protein MEVAIIVAFAFLSMFTFCEDTYALPDDAKTTTMKEIKEPKDIKEAATASKDVKDAIKAAKDAKKNKKDCARECGNDYDPICVHDPADSNFKPRTFGTQCALDVYNCEMGTKLAVKSKGECPGSGGVKLS; encoded by the exons ATGGAGGTAGCAATTATAGTTG CATTCGCGTTCCTCAGCATGTTCACGTTCTGCGAGGACACGTATGCTCTTCCCGATGACGCCAAGACAACCACCATGAAGGAAATAAAGGAACCTAAGGACATAAAGGAAGCGGCGACCGCGTCGAAGGATGTAAAGGATGCTATCAAGGCTGCCAAGGAcgcgaagaaaaataagaaggaCTGTGCTCGAGAATGCGGGAACGATTATGATCCTATTTGCGTTCACGATCCTGCTGACTCCAACTTCAAACCAAGGACTTTTGGCACGCAGTGCGCTTTGGATGTTTACAATTGCGAAATGGGCACGA AATTGGCTGTGAAGAGCAAAGGAGAGTGCCCTGGATCCGGCGGAGTAAAACTGTCTTAA
- the LOC126850195 gene encoding uncharacterized protein LOC126850195 isoform X2: MMSHYQTRKYQFGWILVFLLSLLLVSSHEEVPPNHQSTPDASTLKIEARESEASIILGKDLVLGPPLSTRATIISNFSNSDDIASTKINSLVDSTSVNRVYFGERAKSVLRKPIVPKNETSRGSYIVDSRHRSVSKGSKTAWKRDSYLDALRHSRNSEDSREGIVQTDSKTNTNRREYVQGPVYRPETEYGSPESSYASKNPRITHGGPSDSYPQSLKPSMGYNDNYNAPQNSYGPPQNPYGPPQDGPSFYPQTPSYGPPGNSYLPPQQGYGSSMHSSIPTPVYGAPYALPEVSYVSLLPSFDLGLPFALKLNAFTIAKIILKLVIFKMIVKFIAVICLLLFIPKLEIIKKKVSDKGEDDEERNLSSPYTSLETLNSLEGVVRSSVEKYEAQNSARSNSTEKCTTFTCRITEAFAFNESWYGYLNLFNSYVEEERQLTRQKEQ, from the exons ATGATGTCTCATTATCAAACACGGAAATATCAATTCGGTTGGATCTTAGTTTTTCTGCTCTCTCTCCTTTTGGTCTCATCTCACGAAGAAGTGCCTCCGAATCATCAGAGTACACCGGATGCATCAACTTTGAAGATAGAGGCCAGAGAATCCGAGGCATCGATAATTCTGGGAAAGGATCTCGTTCTCGGTCCACCTTTATCGACTAGAGCCACGATAATCTCTAATTTCAGCAACTCCGACGACATTGCGtcgacaaaaattaattccctGGTAGATTCCACGAGCGTTAATCGGGTATATTTCGGAGAACGTGCCAAAAGTGTTCTCCGGAAACCCATCGTGCCGAAGAATGAGACTTCGCGAGGTTCTTATATCGTCGACAGCCGTCATCGATCCGTCAGCAAAGGCTCGAAGACTGCCTGGAAAAGAGACAGTTATCTCGATGCACTAAGACACTCGCGTAACAGCGAAGATTCGCGAGAAGGGATCGTGCAGACCGACTCAAAGACGAATACGAACAGGAGGGAATATGTGCAGGGGCCCGTTTACAGGCCGGAAACGGAGTACGGCTCCCCCGAATCTTCGTATGCATCCAAGAATCCGCGAATCACACACGGGGGGCCTAGCGATTCTTATCCTCAATCTTTGAAACCGTCAATGGGCTACAATGATAACTACAATGCTCCGCAAAACTCTTACGGTCCACCGCAGAATCCGTACGGCCCGCCGCAAGATGGTCCCTCGTTTTATCCGCAGACTCCTTCGTACGGACCTCCTGGAAATTCTTATTTACCACCGCAACAAG GATATGGTTCTTCTATGCATTCTTCTATTCCAACTCCAGTCTACGGCGCTCCTTATGCACTACCGGAGGTATCTTACGTTTCTCTTCTGCCGAGCTTCGATCTAGGATTGCCATTTGCTCTCAAACTAAACGCATTCACCATTGCAAAAATCATATTGAAATTAGTGATTTTCAAGATGATTGTGAAATTTATTGCAGTAATTTGTTTGTTACTCTTCATACCGAAACTTGAGATAATCAAGAAAAAGGTCTCTGATAAAGGTGAAGACGACGAAGAACGTAATTTATCATCGC ctTATACAAGTTTGGAAACACTAAACAGTCTTGAAGGCGTGGTAAGAAGTTCCGTCGAAAAGTACGAGGCGCAAAACAGTGCTCGTTCAAATTCGACGGAGAAATGCACGACATTTACGTGTCGCATCACCGAAGCGTTTGCGTTCAACGAATCTTGGTACGGCTACTTGAATTTATTCAACAGCTACGTGGAGGAAGAAAGGCAGCTAACAAGACAGAAAGAGCAGTGA
- the LOC126850195 gene encoding uncharacterized protein LOC126850195 isoform X1 → MMSHYQTRKYQFGWILVFLLSLLLVSSHEEVPPNHQSTPDASTLKIEARESEASIILGKDLVLGPPLSTRATIISNFSNSDDIASTKINSLVDSTSVNRVYFGERAKSVLRKPIVPKNETSRGSYIVDSRHRSVSKGSKTAWKRDSYLDALRHSRNSEDSREGIVQTDSKTNTNRREYVQGPVYRPETEYGSPESSYASKNPRITHGGPSDSYPQSLKPSMGYNDNYNAPQNSYGPPQNPYGPPQDGPSFYPQTPSYGPPGNSYLPPQQGEIKGYGSSMHSSIPTPVYGAPYALPEVSYVSLLPSFDLGLPFALKLNAFTIAKIILKLVIFKMIVKFIAVICLLLFIPKLEIIKKKVSDKGEDDEERNLSSPYTSLETLNSLEGVVRSSVEKYEAQNSARSNSTEKCTTFTCRITEAFAFNESWYGYLNLFNSYVEEERQLTRQKEQ, encoded by the exons ATGATGTCTCATTATCAAACACGGAAATATCAATTCGGTTGGATCTTAGTTTTTCTGCTCTCTCTCCTTTTGGTCTCATCTCACGAAGAAGTGCCTCCGAATCATCAGAGTACACCGGATGCATCAACTTTGAAGATAGAGGCCAGAGAATCCGAGGCATCGATAATTCTGGGAAAGGATCTCGTTCTCGGTCCACCTTTATCGACTAGAGCCACGATAATCTCTAATTTCAGCAACTCCGACGACATTGCGtcgacaaaaattaattccctGGTAGATTCCACGAGCGTTAATCGGGTATATTTCGGAGAACGTGCCAAAAGTGTTCTCCGGAAACCCATCGTGCCGAAGAATGAGACTTCGCGAGGTTCTTATATCGTCGACAGCCGTCATCGATCCGTCAGCAAAGGCTCGAAGACTGCCTGGAAAAGAGACAGTTATCTCGATGCACTAAGACACTCGCGTAACAGCGAAGATTCGCGAGAAGGGATCGTGCAGACCGACTCAAAGACGAATACGAACAGGAGGGAATATGTGCAGGGGCCCGTTTACAGGCCGGAAACGGAGTACGGCTCCCCCGAATCTTCGTATGCATCCAAGAATCCGCGAATCACACACGGGGGGCCTAGCGATTCTTATCCTCAATCTTTGAAACCGTCAATGGGCTACAATGATAACTACAATGCTCCGCAAAACTCTTACGGTCCACCGCAGAATCCGTACGGCCCGCCGCAAGATGGTCCCTCGTTTTATCCGCAGACTCCTTCGTACGGACCTCCTGGAAATTCTTATTTACCACCGCAACAAGGTGAGATCAAAG GATATGGTTCTTCTATGCATTCTTCTATTCCAACTCCAGTCTACGGCGCTCCTTATGCACTACCGGAGGTATCTTACGTTTCTCTTCTGCCGAGCTTCGATCTAGGATTGCCATTTGCTCTCAAACTAAACGCATTCACCATTGCAAAAATCATATTGAAATTAGTGATTTTCAAGATGATTGTGAAATTTATTGCAGTAATTTGTTTGTTACTCTTCATACCGAAACTTGAGATAATCAAGAAAAAGGTCTCTGATAAAGGTGAAGACGACGAAGAACGTAATTTATCATCGC ctTATACAAGTTTGGAAACACTAAACAGTCTTGAAGGCGTGGTAAGAAGTTCCGTCGAAAAGTACGAGGCGCAAAACAGTGCTCGTTCAAATTCGACGGAGAAATGCACGACATTTACGTGTCGCATCACCGAAGCGTTTGCGTTCAACGAATCTTGGTACGGCTACTTGAATTTATTCAACAGCTACGTGGAGGAAGAAAGGCAGCTAACAAGACAGAAAGAGCAGTGA